Below is a genomic region from Spirochaetota bacterium.
GCCTCATCGACGGAAGGTTCGTCGGCGACGACGTGAAGGATTTCCGTAAGGATTACGGTATCGTGTGGTATTCCTTCGACGAGGATTTTCTTTCCCTTGAGAACAGCCAGCAGCTCAGAACAGCCCACGTGGAGGCGTAAGATCGATGTTTCAGCTAACAGTTCATGATTACTTTTCTTCGGCCCACCAGCTCAAGGGGTACAAGGGCAAGTGCGAGGCCGTCCATGGCCACAACTGGAGGGTGGAAGTGACGGTGCAGGGAGAGACCCTTAATGATATCGGGCTCCTCATGGATTTTTCAGATTTGAAGAAGCTCCTGAAAAAGACCATCGACCCGCTGGACCACGTGATGCTGAACGATGTGGCCGGGCTCCGGGGAGAGAACCCGAGCTCCGAAATAATCGCGCGCCATATCTATCACCAGATGAAGGAGGGGCTTCCCGCGGGCATTGCCATGGTCTCCGTGATCGTGTGGGAGTCGGAGAACGCCCGGGCCCTCTACTTCGAGTAGCGCGGGGGCCGCGGCCGCGTCATCGGTTGGCGGTGACTATCTGCTTCAATATATCACCTATGGCTTCGTCCATCTCCGGGGGCGCTTCGTGTCCCTCCATGTCAGCCTCTATCAATCTCTCGTCGAAAGGTATGAACCCCAGTATCCTCATGGCGGGAAGGCTTTCACGGATAAAGGCCCTGTCAGCGTCGCCGCGGACCTTGTTCCCCACCACTCCGATGCGCCCGATGCCGAGATCGGCGGCGAGCTTCCTGATCTTCTCCGCCGTTTCGACGCTGCGCCGCCCGGGCTCCACCACCACGATGACCATGTCCACGGCCGTGGCGGTGCCGCGGCCCAGGTGCTCGATGCCGGCCTCCATGTCCATCACCACCACGTCGTCGCGGTAAAAGACCACGTGGGATATCAGGTTCTTCAAGAGGGTGCTCTCCGGGCACACGCACCCGCCGCCCCCTTTCTTGACCGTGCCCATGACCATGAGGCGTATCGATCCTTTTTCCAGCCAGAG
It encodes:
- the queD gene encoding 6-carboxytetrahydropterin synthase QueD is translated as MFQLTVHDYFSSAHQLKGYKGKCEAVHGHNWRVEVTVQGETLNDIGLLMDFSDLKKLLKKTIDPLDHVMLNDVAGLRGENPSSEIIARHIYHQMKEGLPAGIAMVSVIVWESENARALYFE
- a CDS encoding AAA family ATPase, whose protein sequence is MKLAVTGKGGVGKTTTAALIIRHLARHGKRVIAIDADPDANLASALGFKDTGAIVPIADMEALVEERTGAKPGQSGSFFTINPRVDDLPEKLWLEKGSIRLMVMGTVKKGGGGCVCPESTLLKNLISHVVFYRDDVVVMDMEAGIEHLGRGTATAVDMVIVVVEPGRRSVETAEKIRKLAADLGIGRIGVVGNKVRGDADRAFIRESLPAMRILGFIPFDERLIEADMEGHEAPPEMDEAIGDILKQIVTANR